Proteins encoded in a region of the Clostridium beijerinckii genome:
- a CDS encoding peptidase U32 family protein, with protein sequence MIRPEILAPAGNLDKLKIAIDFGADAVYLGGSKLNLRAFADNFTNEQLKEGVKYAHDRNRKVYVTMNVFPHNADLGGVEDYIKELYETGVDAIIASDPAIISAAREVAPNLEIHLSTQANNVNWRAAKFWYEQGVKRIVMARELSLTEIKEMRDNLPEECEIEAFVHGSMCISYSGRCLISNYMVGRDANRGACAQACRFKYHLVEEKRPNEFYPVVEDENGTYIMNSKDLCMIEHIDDVIKAGVYSLKIEGRMKSLYYVAAVVKSYRQAVDAYMKDPDNYKFDPKWMENLNKVSHRVYHTGFYYGQSGEQVYEDSAYIRHADIIGIVRAYDEETKIATIEQKNKVLNGDTVEVLRPEGDNFEVVLHDMTEENGTPIESANRAKMIYKVRVDIPLKEKDLIVKDKE encoded by the coding sequence ATGATAAGACCAGAAATTTTAGCACCAGCAGGAAATTTAGATAAACTTAAAATAGCAATAGATTTTGGAGCAGACGCTGTATATCTTGGAGGAAGTAAATTAAATTTAAGAGCATTTGCAGATAATTTTACTAATGAACAATTAAAAGAAGGAGTGAAATACGCTCATGATAGAAATAGAAAAGTTTATGTAACTATGAATGTTTTCCCTCATAATGCGGATTTAGGTGGAGTAGAGGATTACATAAAAGAATTATATGAAACCGGTGTTGATGCAATAATAGCATCAGATCCAGCAATAATTTCAGCAGCTAGAGAAGTTGCACCAAATTTAGAGATTCACTTAAGCACTCAAGCTAATAATGTTAACTGGAGAGCAGCTAAGTTTTGGTATGAACAAGGTGTTAAGAGAATAGTAATGGCTAGAGAGCTTAGCTTAACTGAGATAAAAGAAATGAGAGATAACTTACCAGAGGAATGTGAGATTGAAGCATTTGTGCATGGTTCTATGTGTATAAGTTACTCAGGAAGATGTTTAATTTCTAATTATATGGTTGGAAGAGATGCTAATAGAGGAGCTTGTGCCCAAGCATGTAGATTTAAATATCATTTGGTAGAAGAAAAGAGACCAAATGAATTTTATCCAGTAGTTGAAGATGAAAATGGAACATACATAATGAATTCAAAAGACTTATGTATGATTGAACATATAGACGATGTTATAAAGGCTGGAGTATACTCTCTAAAAATAGAAGGACGAATGAAGAGTCTATATTATGTTGCAGCAGTAGTTAAATCATATAGGCAGGCAGTGGATGCGTATATGAAAGATCCAGATAATTATAAATTCGATCCAAAGTGGATGGAAAATTTAAATAAAGTAAGTCATAGAGTTTATCATACAGGTTTTTACTATGGCCAAAGTGGAGAGCAAGTATACGAAGATTCAGCGTATATAAGGCATGCAGATATAATAGGAATAGTAAGAGCATACGATGAAGAAACAAAAATAGCAACCATTGAACAAAAAAATAAAGTGTTAAATGGTGATACAGTAGAAGTTTTAAGACCAGAAGGAGATAATTTCGAAGTTGTTCTTCATGATATGACAGAAGAAAACGGAACTCCAATAGAGTCGGCAAATAGAGCGAAAATGATATACAAAGTAAGAGTAGATATTCCTCTAAAAGAAAAAGATTTAATAGTTAAAGACAAAGAATAG